In Lentisphaerota bacterium, the DNA window AGGCGCGTGTCCGCGCCGATGCGGCGGTCGTACTGGACGTGCTCTACGAGGATGCCGCCCTGATTGCGGTCAACAAGCCCGCAGGCTTGGCGTGCCAGCCGTTGGATGTTGACGAGACGGGCACCCTTGCCAACGGTCTGGTCGCCCGCTACCCCGAACTGGTGGCGGTCGGCGATACTCCGCTGGCAGCGGGCGTGCTCCACCGGCTGGATGGCGGAACTTCGGGGGTGGTGCTGGCCGCGCGGACGCCGGAGGTCTATGCGGCGATGCGCAGGCAGTTCAAAGATCGCGAGATCATCAAACGGTATGTCGCGCTGGTCGAAGGCAGCGTGGCTGGACCGGGGCGGTTGACACACGATCTGGCGCACCAGCCCGCGTTCCGCGGGCGGATGGTCGAGGCTCGGGCGGTCGCGCAACCCGACCGGGTGATGCGGGCCGTGACGGAATACCGGCCCGTGCGGCGAATCGGATCGCAGACGATGCTGGAGGTGACGATCCGCACGGGCGTGACCCACCAG includes these proteins:
- a CDS encoding RluA family pseudouridine synthase, which gives rise to MDDAGAETAGCVEVGIVSMYTCQFVISDADTGIRLDAAVHAQCPASTRALIRRAIAAGGVTVNGRAVDKGDKLDAGDAVAVRCLPETGEARVRADAAVVLDVLYEDAALIAVNKPAGLACQPLDVDETGTLANGLVARYPELVAVGDTPLAAGVLHRLDGGTSGVVLAARTPEVYAAMRRQFKDREIIKRYVALVEGSVAGPGRLTHDLAHQPAFRGRMVEARAVAQPDRVMRAVTEYRPVRRIGSQTMLEVTIRTGVTHQIRCQLALIGHPVVGDVRYGAAAVAGFNRHFLHAQAICFRHPLMGDRREITAPLTADLLAIM